One Skermanella pratensis genomic window, ACTTCCACAGGGCGATCTGGATCGGGTAGTTCCAGGCGCCGATGCCGGCGACCACGCCCAAGGGCTCCCGCCTGGTATAGACGAAGGACGAGGCGCGCAGGGGGATCTGCCGGCCTTCGATCGCCGGGACGAGCCCCGCGTAGTACTCCAGCACGTCGGCGCCGGTGACGATATCCACGGCGCTGGTCTCGCTGAGCGGCTTGCCGGTATCCAGCGTCTCCAGTTCGGCCAGTTCGTCGTTGCGCTCCCGCAGGATCTCCACGGCGCGGCGCAGGATGCGCGAGCGCTGCATGGCGGACAGATCCACCCAGGCCCGCTGGCCTTCCCGCGCGCTGGCGACGGCCCGGTCGATGTCGGCGGCCGATGCCTGGCTCACTTCGGCCAGCACCTCGCCGGTCGCCGGGTTGACCGTGGTGAAGGAAGCACCGCCCTCGGCCGCCGAAGCGTGGCCATGAATGTAAAGCTGCTGCTGCCCGAACCTGGCCATGACACCCTCTCCGTCCCGCATATACCGATCGTTCCGTTCCAGTCCGTTTCGATGTAATGGTTTTATATTGAACGTTCAACCAAAAAAGATTCGGCGCACAGGGAGGATTGGGACTTGGTCAGTTTCGTCGGCGGATAGCGGCCACGGCGGTTTGCTGTGGACTACGCTGAGGCGTTTTGGCGGATGAGATCGGGGAGCCAGGGCACGCGGTCGGCGTCCGGGATATTTAGCCGGGCCCCGAGGTAGTCCCAGAACGAGATGGCGAGCTTGGAGCAGGTTTTCAGCAGGCTGAGAAAGGTGTCCCGCGCCTGCTTGCCGGCCGCGGAGCGGGTCTCGCCGGAGATCCTGCGTTTGGTGACGAAGCTGCGGACATCGTTCTCCGAGCCGTTGGTGTGCAGCGGGATATCTGGCCGGTCGAGGACAAGCAGCAGCTCGTCCTTGTTGGCAAGGGTCCGGGCGACGGCCTCATCGAGTTCGGCAAAGCCGGTGACCCGGGTGAAGATCCGATCGAAGCGCCGCCTCAACGCCGTTCGGCGGATGGCGTTCGGGTCGTCCTTGTAGAGTTTGAGATCGGCGTAGAACCACCAGACCAGCTGGCGCTGCAGCGCGACCTGGCGCTGCTGCTCGTTGGTCACGCAGACGATCCGGCGGAGATGGCGCTCGGCGTGGATCCAACACAAGGCGTGCTGGAAAACGTCGAACTGACCGGCATCATCGGAGATGATCACGGTGTCGGTCAGCAGGCCGCGGGCGACGATGGCTCCGACCATGGCCGCCTCGGTGACCCGCCGACGATGACCGGCGCCGAAGCCGAAGCTGTCCAGCTGGGCCTGCCACGCCGCATCGTCGGCAAAGCTCCGGGGTCCGGCGGCGAGCAGAGCGGCGACGATGCTTTCCGGCACGCCGTGTTCGACCAGGTAGGCCAGCGCCGTGGCATTGATCACGTAGTCGGGATGGCCGGCACGGAGTAGGTCGAGGAAGTTCAGTCGGCTCTTCGACGGCCGGGTAGCGAACCAGGCGAAGCGGTCATTGCCAATGTGCGTCGTGTACTCGTTGGCCCCAGCGTGGCGGGCGCCGGTATCATCGACCGTCACCCAGGCGGCAGTTGCCAGCCCGGCCTCCAGGATGGCGTCCTTCTCGGCATGGAAAGCATCCTTGTTGGCCGTCAGGAGGGTGATAATCTGACCCTTGGAAATGCGCACGCCCAGGCCTCTCAGCTGGGCGCGCAGGCGCTCCACCGTCACCTGCCCCTGGACGTGCTGCATCAGCACGAAGCGCACGATCCCGGGGCCAAAGTGGCCGCGCACCTCGGGCGGCAGCGGTGCGATGATCTCCTGGCCGTCCGGTGTCACCCAGCGCTCGCGGCGGAAGCGGATGACCTGCGGCGCCAGGATCAGATCCTGCACGGTGAAGGGCTCGAAGCCGCGCCGGCGCGAGCCCGCCGGGGCCTCGATGACAAGGGTGCGCTCCGTGGTCACCGGCGGGGTGCGCCGGCCACTCTGCCGGTTGCGCCGCTGCCGGCGCGCCTCCTTGGTCCTGGCCCGCCTGTCCGGCTCTGTCGCCTTGTCCATGCCGCCCGGTGCCAGCTTCGGTTTCTTCGGTAGATCCTTCAGCTGGGCGTTCTCTGCCCGCAGCTGCTGGTTCTCCTCTTCCAATGTCGATACGCGAACCAGCAGCTCGACCACCAGCTTCTTCAGCTCGGCGAGAGACAGGGCGTCCAAGTCTGGAAGCGGCGCTACGGACATGGCTTAGACAACCATGTCCACCCTCATCATGGGAAGCCCTCACATCACCTCGACACACCCGCCGACCGGGGAAACTGACCAAGTCCGGAGGATTGTTTCCGCGCGACTGGACGTTGGTGGGAACCTCATGTCCAAGGTCTTGGCCGCAGATGAACTCAGATGGGCAAAGATCGGCGGAAACGGGTCATGTCCCGGCGCATGTCGTCAGCCGGACCGTGAGCAGACCACAGGATCTTTGCCCAATCGCGGTAGGGACGCCCGTTACCGGGCGCCCCCCGCACAGAACCGGACGTGCCCGATTAAGGCATCCGGCTCCCACCTTGGGTGTTTGACGCGGAAGCGGTTTCCGGGCCAGGGATGAATGATGCGCGGCCGTGGCAGCCAGTGATCGGCAAGGCGCGTGAGTTTGTCCCACGGTGTCTTGTCCTTCTGGCTGCGCCGACGCAGCGCCCTCATCCACAGGACGCCGACATGGTAGCGCAGGTTGGCAAGGGCCCGGTAGTTGGTCGGGACGGCGAAGTAGGCGTAGAAGCCGCTCATCACCTGTCCCAGCCACCGGCCTTGCTCCGGGATGCCCTGGTGCCAGCGCCGCCGGAGTTCCTCCTTGATTTCCTTGAGCTTGGCCTGCTTGCGCTGGCGCCGGGTCTGGCGTCGCAGCAGGAAGCCGCCACGCCGGGACCGCCCACAGATGTGGGTGAAGCCCAGGAAGTCGAAGGTCTCCGGTTTTCCCGCGCCGCGCTTGGCCCGGTCGGCCTGTGCCTGCCGGCCGAACTCGATCAGGCGGGTCTTGTCGGCGTTCAGTTCCAGGGCGAACCGCGCCAGGCGCTCCCGCAAGTCCGCGAGGAACCGCTCGGCGTCCGACCGGTGCTCGAACCCGACGACGGTGTCGTCGGCGTAGCGCACCACGACCATGGTCCCGGTCGCGTGGCGCTGGCGCCACTGCCGGACCCACAGGTCGTAGACGTAGTGGAGATAGACGTTGGCCAGCAGTGGCGATGCCACCGCCCCTTGCGGGCTGCCGGCCGTCGCCGGCTGCCGTTTCCCCGTCTCGTCCACCACGCCGACCGTCAGCCACTTGCGGATCAGCCGCAGGACGCGGGCATCGCCGATCCGGTGTTCCAGGAACCGCATCATCCAGGTGTGGTCGATGCTGTCGAAGAACGCCCGGATATCGGCATCCAGGATCCAGTTCACCCGGCACTCGCCGATCGCCACCGCCAACGCGTCGAGCGCGTCGTGCTGCCCCCGTCCCGGCCGGAAGCCGTAGGAGAAGCCGAGGAAGTCTTCCTCGTAGATGGCGTTCAGCACCTCCACCAGCGCCCGCTGGACGATCTTGTCCTCCAGCGCCGCGATCCCGAGCGGCCGCATCCGGCCGTCCGGCTTGGGGATGACATGCCGGCGTGACGGGTGCGCCCGGTAGCGGCCGGAATGCACGCGGTCCTTCAGGTCCGCCAGCCGTTCCTCCAGCCCCTCCGCGTACTCCCGCCACGTCATTCCGTCCACACCCGGTGCCGCGTCCCGCTTCAATGCCCGATAGGCAAAGCGCAGCAGGTCGGTATCCACGTGCGTCAGAAGGGTGGTGAACCGCTCCTCCTTTCGCTCCCGTGCCGCTTGACGTATGCGCTCCAGCCCCGAGAGCACGGGGGCCCGGTCCTGAGCCCGGCCCGTGTGCGGCGGAGACGCATTCCCCTCGGCCCCACCCCTTCCCTCCACCGGCTCCGCGTCCGCGTTCGCCGGCTTCACAGGTACTATGGATGGGTCTGACCTCTTCGGCGCGTGCGTCACCGGCTACGGCTCCTCGCCTTCCCGGTGCGGACCAGACGGCCATCGGCCCCTGGTCACGCCGAAGATCTCCCGGTTCCCGCGCAAGGAGCGTCCGCACATGCCAGGGTCTCTGACCACGCCGGACCGCCGGGGTGCTCGCATGACGCGCCCCGCCGTATCGCCTTCCAGGCACAGAACCCTGTCGGCATCCGGGATCGAGATTCTTACGCGGCTCAATGGCTGGCCTATGCGCTCCCCTGTCAACGCTTCGCCGGCGGCCTCGCGACCGCCGCCGCATGACTCGGGGCCGGTGTGGGTCGCTACTCCTTCACCGTACAGGACTTTCACCCGCTACTCCTTGCCGGTCTCCCGGCGCTCTCTGCGTCCATCTGTGGCCAAACCGGACCATGCGTTTCAGCTCAAGCTTCGGAAGCGCACGCCAACTGCGACGCGAGATAGCTCTGCACGATCGCCCGCGCGGTGTCGGACTTCTCGACACCTTCGAGGGAGGCGCGCAGCCACAGCCCGTCGATCAGGGCGGCAAGGCCGGTTGCCGCCTCCTCGGCGCGATCGGAAGGCAGCAGGCGGCGCAGGTCGTAGAGCAGGTTGGAGCGTAGGCGCCGGGCGTTGACGCGCTGCAGGCGCGCCAGCTCGGGCACGTGCGGGACCTGCGCCCAGAAGGCGAGCCAGGCGACGATCACCGGGCGATCGAACTGGTTGGCCGCGAAATTGCCGTCGATGATGGCGGCCAGTCGCTGTTGCGGCGAGGAGGCCGCGGCCAGCCGCCCGACCACATCCTGGCGCAGCTGCTGGAGAAGATTTCGCATCGTCGCCTCAAGGAGGTCGTCCTTGCTGCCGAAATAATGATGTATGATGCCGGTGGAAACGCCCGCTTCCTTGCTGATCCGTGATATGGTCGCGTCAGCGAAACCGTATCGGCTGATCGACGTGATTGTCGCTTCGATCAGCTGTTGCCGGCGTATTGGCTCCATACCGACTTTCGGCATGAGTTGATCCTCACCTTCTGGTTTTATCCAAAGGGGAACTTAGCTTTTTTTTATTGGACGATCAATCAAAATAAGCTATCTGTGTTCGGCATCATGGGCATGAACTGCAGGAGTTACCTGATGCAGACCTATAAAGGCACGTCTAAATTTGGCACCCTCGCGCGCACCCTGGCCCTGGCCTTCACCGTATCGGCCGTAGCCTTGACGGCGGCCGCTCCCGGTCCCTCGGCCGCGGCGGAGCCCGACCAGTGCAGGACGGTGCGCTTCGGCGACGTCGGCTGGAGCGACATCGCGGCGACCACGGGGACGGCGTCGGTCGTGCTTCAGGGGTTGGGTTACAAGACGACGACACAGATCGCCTCGGTGCCCGTGGTGTTCCTGGGGCTGAAGAAAAAGGACATCGACGTCTTCCTCGGCAACTGGATGCCGACGATGGAGACCTTCATCCAGCCCTACATCGACGACAAGTCGATCGAGGTCGTGCGCGCCAACCTGGAGGGCGCCAAATACACCCTGGCGGTGCCGACATACGCCGCCGAAGGAGGCTTGCGCGACTTCTCCGACATCGCGAAGTTCAAGGACAAGCTCGACGGCAAGATCTACGGGATCGAGGCCGGCAACGACGGCAACGTGATCATCGACAACATGATCAAGGCCGACGCCTTCGGCCTGAAGGACTTCCGGCTGGTCGAATCCAGCGAGGCCGGCATGCTGAGCCAGATCAAGCGGGCCCAGCGGTCCAAGCAGTGGGCGGTCTTCCTGGGCTGGGAGCCGCACCCGATGAACAAGTCGATCGACATGACCTACCTGACCGGCGGCGACGAGTGGTTCGGCCCGAACCTGGGCGGGGCGACGGTCTACACCAACGTGCCGACCGGTTATCGGCAGACCTGCCCGAACGTCGGCAAGTTTCTCGAAAATCTCGTGTTCGACCTGAACATGGAGAACGAGATCATGACGTCGATCATCGACGAGAAGCAACAGCCGGAAGCCTCGGCGACCGCCTGGCTGAAGAGCAATCCCGCGGTGCTGGAAACCTGGCTCAAGGGTGTCACCACCGTGGACGGCCAGGACGGTCTGGCGGCGGTCAGGAAGCACCTCAAGCTCTCCTGACCCGGGCGGGCGATCGGCCTGAGAATCGGGTCCGGGATGAAGTTTGTCGCAAAAAGGCAGGCAAGCCTTGTGCAGGCGCCTAAATAATGGTCGCCTGAACGACGCGACACCCTTCCTGCCGCCCCTTTGCCCATCGGACCCGACGCCATGGACACCCGGTTGACCCCGACTGAAGAAGCCTCGCCGATCCTGGAGAACGCCTGCGTGATCCAGATCGGCGGCACCCTTGCCGACTGGGTGGGCATGGCCGACTGGATGGCGCTGGCGGCGCGCCTGGGCGCCCGGCGCCCGACCGTGATCGTGCCGACCGGCGGGCCTTTCGTCGACACGGTGCGGGAGGCCGAGGACATGTGGCGTCTCCAGCCCGCCATCGTGCGCCGGATGACGCTGCTGGCGATGGACAGCTTCGCCCTGCTGGTGCACGGCATTCATCCGGAGATCGGGACGGCGGCTGGTCCGGCCGAAATGAAGGCCAACGCCGCCGCCGGGCGAGCCAGCGTCTGGTTGCCGTCGTCGCTTGCGGCGGCCCGGCAGGAACTGGTGGAGGATTGGGACGCGACTTCCGACAGCCTTGCGGCTTGGCTTGCGGTGGAGATCGGCGCGGAGCGGCTGATCCTGGTCAAGGCCGGGACCTGCCCGCGCCATTCCGTCGAGGATCTCGGGGCGGATACCGCCGCGATGGTGCGCGACGGGGTGCTGAGCCCCGGCTTCCCGGTCTGGCGCCGCCGGTTCGGCGGCGCCGTCTGGTGCGTGGAGCGCGAGGGGGTGGAGGACGTGGCCGCCGCGCTGGAACAGGACGGTAGGTTCGGCTGTCCGCTGGCGGCGACACCCCTGCTGGGCGCCGCGGCCCCGGAACGCTAGGGCCGTATCCGCAAGCCCGACCTTCAGGCCGAGCGGCGTCCGGTCAGGCGGCGGCCGATCGCGCCGGCGATCAGGCCCAGCAGCCAGACGCCCAGGACCACGGCGACGCTGACGCCGATCACGAAGATCCATTGCGCCTGCTGGAAACCGCAGTCGCAGACGCTGTACAGATACGCGAAGACCGCCCCGCCGCACAGCAGGGCGAAGATGGCATTGATCACGGCTGGCTCTCCGTTGTTCAGGCTTGGGCCGTCGCTCAGGCGTAGGCGGCGAGGGCGTACAGCCGGGCCTCGGTCTCGGCCAGCACCCAGCCTTCCACCTTGACCGTCCGGCCCTGGGCGAAGTCCTGGCGGATGCGGCCGCGCAGCCAGCCATGGATCTCGGCGTCGGAAGAGCCGGCGAGGCGGTCGCGTTCGGCGCCGAAGATCGTATCGACCAGCAGTTCGCGCGGCTGGCACAGGGCGGCGTGGCCCTGGCAGGCGAAGCCGACGCGGCGTGCGTCGTTCGGCCGGGAGAACATCCGGAGCGCCCGTTCGGCCAGATCGCGGCCGCCCGCCCTTTCGGGCAGGGCGAAGGCGCCGGCCGGGGACGGGGCCACGGCGGCAAGCCCGGTGGCGGCGGCGAAGCCGGCGAGGGCGGTACGGCGGGTAAGCTTCATGCGCGTGCTCATACTGTCAACAGCCCCTTCAGATGTCCGGCCAGCCGGACGGAAAGCGCGGTGATGGTGAAGGTCGGGTTTGAGGTGCCGACGGTCGTGAAGACCGAATTGCCGACGACATAAAGATTGCCGACGCCATGGACCCTGCAGTCGGCATCGACCACGCCGTCGCGCGGCTCGGCGCTCATGCGGGTCGTGCCGGCATGGTGGAAGCCCCAGGTATCGAAGCGCGACCAGACGTCGGGATCGTCCTCCATGGCGATCTGCATCCGGCCGAGGCCGAGACGCCCCAGTTCCTCGCCCATCAGTTCCATGGAGCGGACGACGCTCCGCTTCTCGATCTCCTGGGTCGCCCAGTGCAGGTTGATCCGGCGCAGGCCCAGATCGTCGACCTGGTCGGTCAGGGTGATCCTGCTGTCGGGGTTGGGGACCTGCTCGACCTCCATCTTCAGCAGCCAGACCGCCAGGTTGCCGGGGTCGCCGGTGATCCGGCGGGCCAGGTTGCCGGCGACATAGTCGATGTCGCAGATGATGTTGCCGACATGGACGTTGAAGTCGCGCACCCAGCCGCCGCCCGAGATGAACTTCTTCAGCCCGTCCCGGATCGCGGCCAGCGACCGGTCGCCCTGGGTGCGGATGCCGTCATAGGGTTCCAGGCTGAACTGCGCGTTGCACATCCGCTCGGCGCGGATCGTCTCCTCGCTCAGGTGCAGCGAGCCCTCGATGTACTCGCCGCTCGGCACCGTGTTCCGGCGGTAGAAGCTGAGGTCGGTCGAGCCGTCCGACAGGAGGATCATGCCCGGGCTGGCGACCCGGTGCTCCATGAAGAACCGGCCGACATTGTCATGCTCGTTGCCGATTCCGTTGGGCCGCACCTTGTTGGCGTTCAGCAGCATCCGCGGGTTTTCCATCCCGCCGCAGGCCAGCACGAAATGGCGGGCGCGGAAGGTGGAGCGGTTGCCCGCCGCGTTCACGACGGTCACTTCCCGGATCAGGTCCTCGGTCTCGCCGATCACCAGGTCGACGACGCTGCAATTGATGTAGCAGGTGACGTTGGGCGACGCCTTCACGGCATCCCGGTGGACCTCGCCGAAGCGTGTCGCGTGGATCTGGGTGGCGCCGGTGTGGAACCGCTTGGGATCGAACGGCAGAACCGGCAGGCCGGCCGCCTTGGACCAGTACTCGCCGTCGAACAGATGGGGGCTGAGGCCGATGATCTCGGCCGCGCGCGGATAGTGGGCCTTGACGTCGTCCAGGCTGATCGGCCAGCCGCTGTGCGGGATCCAGTCGCGCTTCTCGAAGTCGATCGGGTCCAGGCTGCGGCAATAACCGCCCCAATGGTTGGTCGTGCCCCCGAAATAACGCAGGCGGCAGGCGTCCAGATCGGCATACTCGATACCGGTCTGGGTGCCCTCGTAATTGGGTTGGCCGTTCTCCGGATACTCGAAGCCGCCCGCCTCGATGACGGACACCCGGAAGGGAGCGCCGGTCAGTTCCAGCGCCATCGTGATGCCGGCGGCACCGGCACCGATGATGCAGATTTCAGTCTCGATGACTTCGCCGGAAGGTATCTCGGCGCCTTCTAAGATCATGTCTCAATCATTCCCTGATCACTGGCCCTGGGCACGGCGAGCGCGAGCCTATGTTTCACCCCGGACGCGAACAATCGAGCAGGGTTGGTACCCCTATCGCCACATATCTAAGGTGGAGCAACCGGCCCGGCCACAAACGTGTTTCCCCGGCACCGACGATTCAAGGAGACCCCTATGGCACACATGGATACCGCCTTTGTGTTCGACCTGGACGGCACGCTGATCGACAGCGTCTACCAGCACGTGCTGGCCTGGCAGGAAGCGCTGGACGCCGAGGGAATCGAACTGTCGGCCTGGCGCATCCACCGCAAGATCGGCATGAGCGGCGGGCTGTTCACCAACATGCTGGTCCGGGAGACCGGACTCGACATCGACCAGGAGCTGCTGGACCGGCTGCGGGCGCGCCACGCCGATGCCTACCGGCGGCAGTCCGGCCGGCTGCGGGCCCTGCCCGGCTCCCGGGAACTTCTGGCGCACCTGACAGGCTCCGGCATTCCCTGGACCATCGCGACCAGCGGCCGGATGGAGACGGCGGCACCCGCGCTGGAGGTGCTGGGAATCGACCTGGAGAAGATCAAGGTCGTGACCCGCGACCAAGTCAAATACGCCAAGCCGGACCCGGACCTGTTCCTGACCGCGGCCCAACGTCTGGGCGTCGATATCCAGTCCACCATCGTGGTCGGCGACAGTATCTGGGACACGCTGGCGGCCCAGCGCGCCCGCGCGCTCAGCGTCGGCCTGCTGTGCGGCGGCTATGGCGCCGACGAACTCCAGCGGGCGGGAGCCTTCCGGGTCTACGAGGACCCGGCCGACCTGCTGAGGCACCTGGACGAGGTCGGCGGCCGGCGCTGACCAGGGCAGGCTGGGTCAGGAACAAGGAATGCCGACAATACGTTCTATCCGGCATGGAAAATTCCTATCCGCTGCCGCGCACGGCGCGGGCGATGATCGCCCGCCGGCCGTTGATTGCCAAGGCCTGCTCCCCGGAACCGACCGGGGTGGCGGGCCTAGACCTGATCGTCCGCAACTTCTGTCTCGACGATCCGGGACCCGTCGCCCGGGCGGTGAAGATCGCGGGTCGCTACGGCATCAAGCGGCACGTCCTGATCCCCGCCTTCGCCCTGTGCTGGGCCGCGGGCCGCGGGCGTGAGCTGCCGGCGCTGGAGCAGGCCGGCAGGGTCGGCGTGACCGGCGTGGTGGCGACGGCGCTGGTGTCCGAAGTCATCAAGCGCAATCTCTGCCGCTCCCGCCCGTGCGACTGCGGCGATGCCGGCGAATGGGGCACCGAGGGCGCCCGCTCCTTCCCCTCCGGTCACGCGGGAAGCGCCTTCGCGGCCGCCACGGCGGTGGCCTGCGCGGCTGGCGACCGCCGCATCGGCGCGGGCGTCCTCGTGGTGGCCGGCGTGCTGGCGGGCGGCCGGATCTACGCCGACCGGCATTGGACGACCGATGTGATCGCCGGCGCCGCCCTGGGCACCGCGGTGACCGCTCTGGCGGCCTGGTGGCTGGGTGTGCGTCGCTAGGAGAAAATGAGGAGATGGTGTCCGCGGCGGGATTCGAACCCACGGCCCCAGGATTCATACCACTTCGGCTTTCGCCGCCGCCTCCGGGCCATGGATGCCCCCGGCGTTCGTGGTCTGGACTGTCCCTTCACCATGGGCCGAAGCCGACAGGTGCCGCCCGTCCAGTCTCTACACCTTCCCCGACCTTTCGGAGGGGGCTTGGCTCGGGATCGGCAAGGTGCCGTCGGCACCGGAGCTTTCCCCGACTTTGAGCGGATCCGCCGCGCGGTTTCCCCTCGCGACGCCCAATTGAACTAGGAATCCTGTGCTCTATCCTGCTGAGCTACGCGGACATTATCTCCTCCTGAATGTCTAGCGGTTTTCGCCCCCTGCGGCAACCCGCAATTCGCCCGGCCCGTATCGACCCGCCCGTATCGACCTGGGGCACCGGCCATGCTATTTCCATGGGCATGACCGACACCGCCCAGATCGATTCCGTCCAGACGGAAACCGCCGCCAAACCCGCCGATGGCCTCTACCTGGTGGATGGCTCCGGATTCATCTTCCGCGCCTACCACGCCATTCCGCCGCTGACCCGCGCCGACGGCACCCCGGTCAACGCGGTGATGGGCTTCACCAACATGCTGATGAAGCTGCTGGCCGACCATCATGCCGAGGCGGTGGCGGTCGTCTTCGACAGCAAGCGGCTGAATTTCCGGAACGAGTTCTACGCCGACTACAAGGCACACCGGCCCGAACCGCCGGAGGAGCTGAAGCCCCAGTTCGGCATCATCCGCGAGGCGGTCGAGGCGTTCTGCGTGCCGTCGATCGAGCTGGAGGGGTACGAGGCGGACGACCTGATCGCCACATATGCGCGGCTCGCCCGCGAGCAGGGACGGCAGGTGACGATCGTCTCCTCCGACAAGGACCTGATGCAGCTCGTCAGCGACGGCGTCGCCATGCTGGACCCGATGAAGAACAAGCCGATCGGGCCGGAAGAGGTCTTCGAGAAGTTCGGCGTGACGCCGGACAAGGTGGTGGACGTCCAGGCTCTGGCCGGCGACCCGGTGGACAACGTGCCGGGCGTTCCCGGCATCGGCGTCAAGACCGCGGCCCAGCTGATCGGCGAGTACGGCGACTTGGAGCAGTTGCTGGAACGGGCCGGCGAGATCAAGCAGCCCAAGCGCCGGCAGGCCCTGATCGACAATGCCGAGCTGGCGCGGGTCTCCAAGCGGCTGGTCCGGCTGGACGACCGGGCGCCGGTGCCGGTGCCGCTCGACGACCTGAAGGTGCGCGAGCCCGACCACGAGAAGCTGCTGGGTTTCCTGCGGCAGCAGGGTTTCCGATCGATCATCACGCGGGTCGAGAACGAGATCCGGGCCGACGGCAAGCTGGTGGACGGCGCCTCCGCTCCAACGGTCCCCGCGGGCGCGGCGCCCGCTTCGGCCTCCGCGCCGGAGGTGAAGGCGCGGGCGCAGTTCGGCGGCAAGGGAACCTACGAGCTGGTCCAGACCGCCGAGGC contains:
- a CDS encoding uridylate kinase — translated: MTPTEEASPILENACVIQIGGTLADWVGMADWMALAARLGARRPTVIVPTGGPFVDTVREAEDMWRLQPAIVRRMTLLAMDSFALLVHGIHPEIGTAAGPAEMKANAAAGRASVWLPSSLAAARQELVEDWDATSDSLAAWLAVEIGAERLILVKAGTCPRHSVEDLGADTAAMVRDGVLSPGFPVWRRRFGGAVWCVEREGVEDVAAALEQDGRFGCPLAATPLLGAAAPER
- a CDS encoding IS66 family transposase; the protein is MSVAPLPDLDALSLAELKKLVVELLVRVSTLEEENQQLRAENAQLKDLPKKPKLAPGGMDKATEPDRRARTKEARRQRRNRQSGRRTPPVTTERTLVIEAPAGSRRRGFEPFTVQDLILAPQVIRFRRERWVTPDGQEIIAPLPPEVRGHFGPGIVRFVLMQHVQGQVTVERLRAQLRGLGVRISKGQIITLLTANKDAFHAEKDAILEAGLATAAWVTVDDTGARHAGANEYTTHIGNDRFAWFATRPSKSRLNFLDLLRAGHPDYVINATALAYLVEHGVPESIVAALLAAGPRSFADDAAWQAQLDSFGFGAGHRRRVTEAAMVGAIVARGLLTDTVIISDDAGQFDVFQHALCWIHAERHLRRIVCVTNEQQRQVALQRQLVWWFYADLKLYKDDPNAIRRTALRRRFDRIFTRVTGFAELDEAVARTLANKDELLLVLDRPDIPLHTNGSENDVRSFVTKRRISGETRSAAGKQARDTFLSLLKTCSKLAISFWDYLGARLNIPDADRVPWLPDLIRQNASA
- a CDS encoding HAD family hydrolase; translation: MDTAFVFDLDGTLIDSVYQHVLAWQEALDAEGIELSAWRIHRKIGMSGGLFTNMLVRETGLDIDQELLDRLRARHADAYRRQSGRLRALPGSRELLAHLTGSGIPWTIATSGRMETAAPALEVLGIDLEKIKVVTRDQVKYAKPDPDLFLTAAQRLGVDIQSTIVVGDSIWDTLAAQRARALSVGLLCGGYGADELQRAGAFRVYEDPADLLRHLDEVGGRR
- a CDS encoding choline ABC transporter substrate-binding protein, which codes for MQTYKGTSKFGTLARTLALAFTVSAVALTAAAPGPSAAAEPDQCRTVRFGDVGWSDIAATTGTASVVLQGLGYKTTTQIASVPVVFLGLKKKDIDVFLGNWMPTMETFIQPYIDDKSIEVVRANLEGAKYTLAVPTYAAEGGLRDFSDIAKFKDKLDGKIYGIEAGNDGNVIIDNMIKADAFGLKDFRLVESSEAGMLSQIKRAQRSKQWAVFLGWEPHPMNKSIDMTYLTGGDEWFGPNLGGATVYTNVPTGYRQTCPNVGKFLENLVFDLNMENEIMTSIIDEKQQPEASATAWLKSNPAVLETWLKGVTTVDGQDGLAAVRKHLKLS
- a CDS encoding phosphatase PAP2 family protein, which translates into the protein MENSYPLPRTARAMIARRPLIAKACSPEPTGVAGLDLIVRNFCLDDPGPVARAVKIAGRYGIKRHVLIPAFALCWAAGRGRELPALEQAGRVGVTGVVATALVSEVIKRNLCRSRPCDCGDAGEWGTEGARSFPSGHAGSAFAAATAVACAAGDRRIGAGVLVVAGVLAGGRIYADRHWTTDVIAGAALGTAVTALAAWWLGVRR
- the betI gene encoding transcriptional regulator BetI, translated to MPKVGMEPIRRQQLIEATITSISRYGFADATISRISKEAGVSTGIIHHYFGSKDDLLEATMRNLLQQLRQDVVGRLAAASSPQQRLAAIIDGNFAANQFDRPVIVAWLAFWAQVPHVPELARLQRVNARRLRSNLLYDLRRLLPSDRAEEAATGLAALIDGLWLRASLEGVEKSDTARAIVQSYLASQLACASEA
- a CDS encoding FAD-dependent oxidoreductase — protein: MILEGAEIPSGEVIETEICIIGAGAAGITMALELTGAPFRVSVIEAGGFEYPENGQPNYEGTQTGIEYADLDACRLRYFGGTTNHWGGYCRSLDPIDFEKRDWIPHSGWPISLDDVKAHYPRAAEIIGLSPHLFDGEYWSKAAGLPVLPFDPKRFHTGATQIHATRFGEVHRDAVKASPNVTCYINCSVVDLVIGETEDLIREVTVVNAAGNRSTFRARHFVLACGGMENPRMLLNANKVRPNGIGNEHDNVGRFFMEHRVASPGMILLSDGSTDLSFYRRNTVPSGEYIEGSLHLSEETIRAERMCNAQFSLEPYDGIRTQGDRSLAAIRDGLKKFISGGGWVRDFNVHVGNIICDIDYVAGNLARRITGDPGNLAVWLLKMEVEQVPNPDSRITLTDQVDDLGLRRINLHWATQEIEKRSVVRSMELMGEELGRLGLGRMQIAMEDDPDVWSRFDTWGFHHAGTTRMSAEPRDGVVDADCRVHGVGNLYVVGNSVFTTVGTSNPTFTITALSVRLAGHLKGLLTV
- the ltrA gene encoding group II intron reverse transcriptase/maturase; amino-acid sequence: MLSGLERIRQAARERKEERFTTLLTHVDTDLLRFAYRALKRDAAPGVDGMTWREYAEGLEERLADLKDRVHSGRYRAHPSRRHVIPKPDGRMRPLGIAALEDKIVQRALVEVLNAIYEEDFLGFSYGFRPGRGQHDALDALAVAIGECRVNWILDADIRAFFDSIDHTWMMRFLEHRIGDARVLRLIRKWLTVGVVDETGKRQPATAGSPQGAVASPLLANVYLHYVYDLWVRQWRQRHATGTMVVVRYADDTVVGFEHRSDAERFLADLRERLARFALELNADKTRLIEFGRQAQADRAKRGAGKPETFDFLGFTHICGRSRRGGFLLRRQTRRQRKQAKLKEIKEELRRRWHQGIPEQGRWLGQVMSGFYAYFAVPTNYRALANLRYHVGVLWMRALRRRSQKDKTPWDKLTRLADHWLPRPRIIHPWPGNRFRVKHPRWEPDALIGHVRFCAGGAR